In Mercurialis annua linkage group LG6, ddMerAnnu1.2, whole genome shotgun sequence, the following are encoded in one genomic region:
- the LOC126686359 gene encoding KH domain-containing protein At5g56140: MTTTSLGGGGGLGFGIGGRFMGYSPSPSSAPQSPHLSGLRSASSALVEQEKYLSDLLEERHKLSPFIPVLPHTYRLLNQEILRVTTLLGNASVLGQSGLEHASPLASGGMFSNGGADANGWASRFQSEMSGLLQPSSAQKWLNSQGSSSGLIVKRTIRVDIPIEKYPNYNFVGRLLGPRGHSLKRVEATTECHVLIRGRGSIKDPVREEMMRGKPGYEHLNEPLHILVEAELPVEIVDARIAQARGILEDLLMPVDESQDYYKKHQLRELALLNGTLREEGSPMSGGGSVSPFHNSLGMKRAKTRG, from the exons ATGACCACTACATCACTCGGCGGCGGCGGAGGTCTCGGTTTTGGAATTGGTGGTCGTTTTATGGGGTACTCTCCGTCTCCGTCTTCGGCTCCTCAGTCTCCTCATCTATCTGGTCTCCGTTCTGCCTCATCGGCTCTCGTCGAACAAGAAAA ATATCTTTCGGACTTGTTAGAAGAGCGGCACAAGCTTAGTCCGTTTATTCCGGTGCTTCCTCATACTTATAGGTTGTTGAATCAGG AAATATTGCGTGTAACCACGCTGTTGGGGAATGCATCAGTTTTAGGTCAAAGTGGGCTTGAACATGCTAGCCCTCTGGCTTCTGGAGGAATGTTTTCAAATGGAGGAGCTGATGCAAATGGCTGGGCATCACGGTTTCAATCAGAA ATGTCGGGTTTATTACAACCCTCATCAGCACAGAAGTGGCTGAATTCTCAGGGCAGCTCATCTGGTCTTATCGTTAAGAGAACAATCAGAGTTGATATTCCCATTGAGAAATATCCTAAC TACAACTTTGTTGGCCGTCTTCTTGGCCCTAGGGGACACTCCCTTAAGCGTGTAGAAGCAACTACTGAATGCCATGTTCTGATCAGAGGGCGTGGCAGCATCAAAGATCCAGTCAGG GAGGAAATGATGAGAGGGAAACCAGGATATGAGCATCTAAATGAACCTCTACATATCTTGGTTGAAGCAGAATTGCCTGTTGAAATAGTTGACGCTCGCATTGCACAAGCTCGTGGGATACTTGAAGACTTGTTAATGCCTGTG GATGAATCTCAAGATTACTATAAAAAGCATCAGCTAAGAGAGCTAGCGTTGTTGAACGGTACACTACGTGAAGAAGGATCTCCAATGTCTGGTGGTGGTTCTGTCTCCCCTTTCCACAACAGCCTTGGTATGAAGAGAGCCAAGACCCGGGGGTAA
- the LOC126686360 gene encoding probable calcium-binding protein CML21, translated as MGGAVGTAKTSAYVPETRLEAKMVEAMRRRAAEGCSIKSFNSIILKFPKIDESFRKCKAIFEKFDEDSNGTIDQEEMRKCLHKLEVSFTEEEINDLFKGCDINDDMGMKFNEFIVLLCLVYLLKDDPTAVHAKSKMGMPKLEATFETLVGAFAFLDKNKDGFVSKNEMVQAINESGERSSGSGRIAMKRFEEMDWDKNGMVNFKEFMFAFTRWVGIDDMEDEEDDEANV; from the exons ATGGGAGGTGCAGTTGGAACTGCTAAAACATCAGCTTATGTACCAGAGACGAGGCTTGAGGCTAAAATGGTCGAAGCTATGCGGCGAAGAGCTGCTGAAGGATGTTCTATCAAGTCATTCAACAGTATAATCTTGAAGTTCCCTAAAATTGATGAGAGTTTCAGAAAATGTAAAGCTATCTTTGAGAAATTCG ATGAGGATTCCAATGGCACAATTGATCAAGAAGAGATGAGAAAATGTTTACATAAGCTAGAAGTTTCTTTTACAGAGGAGGAAATCAATGATCTCTTTAAGGGATGCGATATCAATGACGATATGGGCATGAAGTTTAATGAGTTCATTGTACTTCTCTGTCTTGTCTATCTTCTTAAGGATGATCCTACTGCCGTCCATGCC AAATCCAAAATGGGAATGCCCAAATTAGAGGCCACATTTGAAACATTGGTCGGAGCATTTGCATTCTTGGACAAAAACAAGGATGGCTTCGTCAGCAAGAATGAGATGGTTCAAGCCATAAATGAATCTGGAGAACGTTCGTCTGGATCTGGACGAATAGCGATGAAACGATTTG AAGAGATGGACTGGGACAAAAATGGAATGGTTAATTTCAAAGAGTTTATGTTTGCTTTTACGCGGTGGGTGGGAATAGATGACATGGAGGATGAGGAAGATGATGAAGCTAATGTCTGA